A window of the Alnus glutinosa chromosome 4, dhAlnGlut1.1, whole genome shotgun sequence genome harbors these coding sequences:
- the LOC133867093 gene encoding purple acid phosphatase 3-like codes for MSTMSLLCMVFFCVCFLSISAELQRFEHPIKPDGSLSFLVIGDWGRRGHYNQSKVSDQMGRIGEKLGIDFVVSTGDNFYEDGLTSINDPVFEESFTKIYSAKSLQKQWYSVLGNHDYRGDVVAQLNPILGKVDSRWLCQRSFVVNSEIVEIFFVDTTPFVDKYFVRPKHHTYDWRGVLPRKEYLTKLLKDLDSALTDSTANWKIVVGHHTLKSIGHHGDTAELVTHLLPILEDHSVDMYINGHDHCLEHLTSTSSNIQFLTSGGGSKAWKGNIGKLNKDPVKFYYDGQGFLSVELKQGEAKIVFYDIFGKVLHNFDLSKEFYSTM; via the exons ATGTCCACCATGAGCCTTCTCTGCATGGTTTTTTTCTGTGTTTGCTTTCTTTCTATATCGGCTGAGCTTCAGCGGTTTGAACACCCCATTAAACCCGATGGCTCCCTAAGCTTTTTGGTGATCGGAGATTGGGGAAGAAGAGGACATTACAATCAATCTAAAGTTTCTGATCAG ATGGGGAGGATCGGGGAGAAGTTGGGCATAGATTTTGTGGTCTCTACTGGAGACAATTTCTATGAGGATGGCCTCACCAGCATAAATGACCCTGTTTTTGAGGAGTCATTCACCAAAATCTACTCCGCCAAGAGCCTGCAGAAGCAATGGTACAGCG TTTTGGGCAACCACGATTACAGAGGAGATGTTGTGGCACAATTGAACCCAATCCTTGGGAAAGTAGATAGCCGATGGCTTTGTCAAAGGTCCTTTGTTGTCAACTCAG AAATTGTGGAGATTTTCTTCGTCGACACAACTCCTTTTGTTGATAAGTACTTCGTGAGGCCGAAGCACCATACGTATGATTGGAGAGGTGTACTTCCCCGGAAAGAATACCTCACAAAGCTCTTAAAG GATCTTGATTCGGCGTTGACAGATTCAACGGCGAACTGGAAAATTGTCGTTGGACATCATACCCTCAAAAGCATAGGGCATCACGGAGACACCGCGGAGCTTGTAACGCACCTTCTACCAATACTTGAG GACCACAGCGTTGATATGTACATAAATGGGCATGACCATTGCTTGGAACACTTGACAAGCACAAGCAG CAACATCCAATTTTTAACCAGCGGAGGTGGTTCAAAGGCATGGAAAGGTAACATCGGCAAATTAAACAAAGACCCAGTGAAATTTTACTACGATGGGCAGGGCTTTTTGTCCGTTGAACTTAAGCAGGGTGAAGCAAAGATTGTATTCTATGACATATTTGGCAAAGTTCTGCATAATTTCGATCTATCCAAGGAGTTCTACTCCACCATGTAG